In Thermus filiformis, one DNA window encodes the following:
- a CDS encoding serine-tRNA(Ala) deacylase AlaX, translating to MRLYQLDSYATRFQSRVVRSWSEGGRHLAVLSETLFYPESGGQPSDTGVLRGPFGEVQVLHAFEEAKATGDVVHVLSAPVPEGVEVEGEVDWPRRYRHMQRHTAQHILSQAFLRAGGFHTVAVSLDGPVCTVDFAEPPDEEVARRAEALAAFAVYANYPIRAFEVDEEDLPRYPLRRPPKARGRIRLVEIGEFDLAACGGTHLRSSAEAGPIKVLKVERYKGGSRVYFTAGWEALEDYARKHDLLQRLALRYSTQALEVEKPIARLEEETYALKGEVQALRKALAEALLPRALEEGRLLVPEEVLQDLAKALLGWPKTVLLLAESGRFALVGPEKERVLERLRALGAKGGGKEIVSGVLPRERLTEVLEGIHV from the coding sequence ATGAGGCTCTACCAGCTGGACAGCTACGCCACCCGGTTCCAATCCCGGGTGGTGCGCTCCTGGAGCGAGGGGGGCCGCCACCTGGCGGTCCTCTCGGAGACCCTCTTCTACCCCGAGTCGGGCGGGCAGCCCTCGGACACCGGCGTCCTGCGGGGCCCCTTCGGGGAGGTGCAGGTCCTCCACGCCTTTGAGGAGGCCAAGGCCACGGGGGACGTGGTCCACGTGCTCTCCGCCCCCGTGCCCGAGGGCGTGGAGGTGGAGGGGGAGGTGGACTGGCCGAGGCGGTACCGGCACATGCAACGCCACACCGCCCAGCACATCCTCTCCCAGGCCTTCCTGCGGGCGGGCGGGTTCCACACGGTGGCGGTGAGCCTGGACGGGCCGGTCTGTACGGTGGACTTCGCCGAGCCTCCGGACGAGGAGGTGGCCCGCCGGGCCGAGGCCCTGGCGGCCTTCGCCGTCTACGCCAACTACCCCATCCGGGCCTTTGAGGTGGACGAGGAGGACCTCCCCCGCTACCCCCTGAGGCGGCCCCCCAAGGCCCGGGGCCGGATCCGGCTTGTGGAGATCGGGGAGTTTGACCTGGCGGCCTGCGGGGGCACCCACCTGCGCAGCTCGGCCGAGGCCGGGCCCATCAAGGTGCTGAAGGTGGAGCGGTACAAGGGGGGAAGCCGGGTCTACTTCACGGCGGGCTGGGAGGCCCTGGAGGACTACGCCCGCAAGCACGACCTCCTCCAGCGCCTGGCCCTGCGCTACTCCACCCAGGCCCTCGAGGTGGAAAAGCCCATCGCCAGGCTCGAGGAAGAGACCTACGCCCTCAAGGGCGAGGTCCAGGCCCTCCGGAAGGCCCTGGCCGAGGCCCTCCTGCCCCGGGCCTTGGAGGAGGGGAGGCTCCTCGTCCCCGAGGAGGTCCTACAGGATCTGGCCAAGGCCCTCCTGGGCTGGCCGAAGACGGTCCTCCTCCTCGCCGAGTCAGGCCGCTTCGCCCTGGTGGGGCCGGAGAAGGAGAGGGTCTTGGAGAGGCTGAGGGCCCTGGGGGCCAAGGGGGGCGGGAAGGAGATCGTAAGCGGGGTCCTGCCCCGGGAGCGGCTGACCGAAGTCTTGGAGGGGATCCATGTTTAG